AATGTCAGGACCCACAATCCATACATAGTCTTTTCACCCTTATCTAATTTGGGTGCTTAGCTACTTTATCATCACTCACATAAAGGCCACTACCTAGTTTTTGCAACATGTTCAATGCAtcaaatccaaaaagaaaagtCTCTCCCATTTGTCATTGAGCACATGTACATTAACTCCCTTGGCTCAATGACCCTCATCCACAAACTCACAATGGACCCCTATAATGGTAAAAAAGGAACCACCATTTAACTTTGTTGCCTTGTGTGTGTGCTTTGAATCTGATACATCAAGTACATTTTCAAAGATTGCAGCAACCAGACAAAGTAactattatatttgatttaccAAGTTTATTTGTTCATTGATGCAGATTTTTAGCTATGGCATTGGCATCTCTAAGTCATGTTTCTGAGTACAAGTGATTGTTAATGACAATTCTAACAACCACAGGAATTCTTACTACATGAATGCCATCTTCCCAGTATAGGTTTCCGAACGAGTATCTTCCTTGAACTTTTAGTTGAGAACAAAAGGTTACCTTGAACTTCAGCTTCTTTGTTGTTGAATTGAATGTCAAAATCCATGGCTCGACACTCACGTCAATGCCTGCGGGAGCTTGAATGCGGGCTACATAAATGGAGTTCACTGGACCGACATTTGTAACGGTTCTTGAGACGGTCATACGTTGCTTAAGCTCAGGTAATGTTATAGAAGGCAAATTTAGATTTCGGAGGAACTTGACTGATTTATGACATGGGGTGTGAACCCTAGTCATTAACCTGATGGCAGTGCTGTTATAACCCATTGCATAAAGGAAGCAGACATAATCTGAGGGTTTAATGTCATAAATGAGACCTGGGTCTAGAGCTTTATTTGGATCTACATTGCCACCTCCATAATCAAATGGGTCAGCTTGCTTGTGGGGTGCTCCCTCAGCTACTGTATTTTGGCCATATTCATCCTTCATAGAAGCTTCTCgaaccgaaaaagaaaaaaagaatgttGCATTAACAAGTTTTAAAAGCAAACcagaactaaaaaaattatgttttattacctGTTGTTACTAGTGCAGACTTAATTGCTGCAGGGCTCCACTTGGGATGGATTCCTTTGAGAAGTGCAACAATGCCGGATATATGGGGACAAGCCATGGAAGTTCCCGAATCAAGTTTAAAGTTAAATGGAGATGCTTTAGTTTGAGGAGAATTGAGTAGCTTGGATGAAGCAGCAGGTGACCAGGAGGCCAATATATCAACTCCTGGAGCAGCAATGTCTGGCTGAACAATGCATTGACATATGTTAAAACAGAAGGCTATGTAACTTCTCTATGGAAAAAGACTGCTAATACCTTCAACACTGATGGTGAAAGGGAACTAGGTCCTCGTGATGAAAAATACGCTATTTCTGGGGCTAGCTGTTGTCCGATAACCGTCTTTGAGAAGCTGAACTTGACGACTGGCTTTCTGTTACATGAAAGAGTTCATTAATATATCAGAGACCTTCTGATGGAATCTCAAGATATAGGGTTCAACTCATATCTGATGCAAATGACCTGCTTGCAGCCATGTAAGTCAGCAGAGATGTCCCAGCTTCAAAGTCCACTTGGACACAGGGAAAACTCCATGGACAAGAGACATCTTTAGTAGGAAACTGTGCAAATATAACTCCTGCACCCTTGAGCTCAAGTACAGATTTCGAAGCAATGGCAGCCGACCTCTGCCACCGAGATTGGAAACAAAGAATTACTTTACCTCTTGCTAGAGTGGCATTCAGAGTTTCCAAATCACAACTTCTGCAAAAGTAAACAATACCAAAATATTTAATCGTAGTCCGTATCTAGATCGCAAAGATTCATGTGACAAGAACCTAAGTACCAGTCTTACCCTGCACTGGTTCCATCAATATTAGTGGCTGCAATATCTGCTCCATATACAATAGGATGAAACTTGTTCAAGCCCCTTCCTGTATAGAAAGACTGGCCCTGTATGAAAAACGTAAAAGTCATAGCTAAATAAACAAAGAATACAATTGTACTTTTCTATCAATGACTTGCAATTTAGAATCGAATATCTACCAGTAGATGGTAGTTCCATCACGAGCAAAACATGTCAGTAAAACCttgcaaaatttttttgatCATTGAGAAGAAAATTATGAATTACCACTACAGTTTGGTTGTTCCCCAGGGTGATCACTGCAGGGAAATCTCGATCAATAGTGCTTGCAGCAACAGTCATAACCCAAGGAGCAGTATTAATGACAGTTTGAGGATAAGGACCAGTGTTGCCTGCAGAGCATACAACAGATATTCCTCTTGCTACAGCGTGGAAAGAACCAATAGCCAGCGCATCATCAACGTAAGTTGAAAGTGGAGGTGGTGAGCCCAAAGATGCCGAAATAATATCCACACCATCAAAGATAGCATCATCAATTGCGGCAAGAAGGTCAGCTGAGCTACAGCCACCAGTAGCCCAACAAACTTTGTAGATAGCTAACCATGATGAAGGAGCACCTCCTCTGGCTATTCCTTGGGCTAGTCCCCTAAAGTTTGCATTTTTTACTTCAGCACCACTTGCAGTAGATGAGGTGTGAGTACCATGGCCCACAGCATCTCGAGGAGACAAGAACTCAACCCCATCACTTGGGGAAAGCTTTCCAAATTCAGCTTCATACCCTTTAATGTACCAACGTGCACCGATAATTTTCCTGCTTCAAATACCCTAGAGTTAGATACCTTATACTTCAGCCAACCAGAACACCAAACACAACACACAGTTCATTTGAACTTCGAAATGTTcccttttaacaaatttattagaTATTACTTTGACAatgaactttgaaaaataaaagaaaatttggtcTTGATACATAAGCTATATGAATTCGGCAGCATAGTACTAACAATGGAATAGTAATTGTCAACAGACAGCAGGTCTTCATAAACTTAAGCCAAATATGGCATCAAACTGCATTCATTCTTGAAAATCTGGGACTAAACAaatgtgaaaaagaaaggagaTTGCTCCTTAATAAAGGAATATTAATGgattcttgtaaattttaacctGAAACATACTGCAAGTGTTAAGAAGTAAATTCTCCTATTTTGAAACTCATTAGATAAAAATTCCAGTGGTAACCCCTAAATTCAAGAGTGGACAGATATGAATTCCTTatgtttatttcaaattattcaacaagTTGTTGCCTGCAACATGATGCACATAATCTTGACATTGATTTGATAAAGGatagcaaaaaaaaatgttagagCAAGAAATGGTAAGAGTATTGATCAAAGCAATTATACCTATTGCAATGCGAACGGTTAAATCTGTTTCCTTCCTGGCATATCCCTTTCCATCGAGATGGAAACTTTCCCATGCCATCATCTCTGAAGCTTTCGGACTCAGGCCATATACCTTCTCAGGAAAAAATGTATGATTAATGTCAAATTCCTAGAACAACAAAGTTATATAGCTTTCAAAAAGAAGTTGTAGGCTGACCAGTATCCATGACACCAATAATAGTCCCCAAGCCTGAATGGCCTTCTGAAAGAATACCATCCACAATTTGAGGCTTTACTTGCAGGAAATCCCAGCTTCTAGTAGTGTGCAGGTTTAGGATTCTATTTGGAACTACATGAACAACTCCGGGGACATCTGCATAGGCGACAAAAAAACCATCTAAAAGACTAGTTTGAGATAAATATGAAGGAGAAAAAAACAGAGTTTACAGTTCACCAACATTGTTACACCTGCAATAAGCTTAGCTTGAGACTGACTGAGGACTGCAGCAAACCCTGAAAACCCATGTTTGTAGCTGTATAAAATGGATTCCTTGGCAGATTCTTTGCTGTGTTCAATTGAGATCATGGCAGTTTTACTATTTTCCATGTTCCAATCAACTtgtcaaaaacaaaatttgtttattcTTGTAAGCGGAAGTACTAACAGAACCAAGACACATTTCCTTCTTGAATGATATAATTAAGGATAAAGCTGTACCAATGGAATATAAGTGTATGCATATTTATAGCAAATCAAATCTTATTTATCAGTAATGGACTTTTTGCTACTAGTTCCATAATTGAACAACTTTTCACTATAAAATGAGTTAGCTAGCTCGAGATCTAGCATATCAACCACCTATACGCCATAGGTTATGGGGTCGATTCAAACCATAATATGAATAAAGatacagaaaagaaaagctatTGAATAACTAGTGGTGATTGGTGAAGAGAGTTGAAATTGAAACCTTCCAAGAATGTCTGAAAGAATCTGATGATGAGAATCTTCCAGTAGATTTGGCTCATCAGTGTGTCTCTCCCCCATATATACAATATAAACCtgtgaaaaacaaaaaaaaaacgaagATTCTTATATTAAAGGCAAAGAATGATGATGAAGTGAAGCAAGAAacaaataatgaagaaaaaCCCACATTGCTGGAAGCAAGCCCGAGAAGAAACAATGAACATAACAAAGCGATCAAAACAACACACGGCCatgaagaaggaaaagaagcCATAAGAGAGAAAAAGGAATATGATAATCAAAGAGAGAAGGGAATGAAAGAAGATTTACAGTACACAGTGATTTATATGATGAGCTTCTTGCTAGGTAAAAGTTGAGAATTTGATCGTATATAGACAAAGCATTGCGGGGACCGCATTTGATacctgttccactgcactgctacCGCCATTTACGATTAAAAGGCGCTTTGGGTGCTCCATGGATCAGTCGTTTGTCCGATTATGGCCATTGTTTTGTTTGCAATCTTCAGTGTCATCATGATTTGGAGACTGAGGGTCTAATTACggttttagtccctctattatatcaatttgagatttaattttatgctGTTTTAATATATGGTTTTGGTCCCTCTATTTTACTATATATGTTTGGGGTTTGTGGACAGTGGGGaatctataaataattttatgaggggctgaaattgaattataaacttttgagaggtcaaaatataattttatcatgtattagtttatgatttcatcatttttaaaaaggactaaacatttttttttcatttttgggggGACATGGCTCCTACCTACCCCTTTGCATTTCCCCTTATTCATGGAtgtctctctcaacaaaatgTCCGCTGGGCGAAGCCAAAATTTTGCTTAAAGTGGTTGAATTCGAATTATAAATTTCTAAGAGAGCTAAAAATGTAATTTAGCCATTGTATTGATGTAAAATCTTACAATTTTCAAGGgattaaactataaattttatttttggagagggcataatttaatttaatttaaaattttaagagggtccaaaatatgattttacgATTATTAACTTAAAACTTTGCAAATACTCAAGGACTAAACTGATCATATTATCACCTTAACATGTTAATCAATTTAAAgttgaggattaaattatatcaaattgaaataaaagattaaatctaaaattttaacatagttAAGGGACTACAACTATAATAAGAGCAAGACAAAGTTTGTGTGTGTGCTGTTTTTTTCTTcgttttaagttgaaatttcgTAGTGGAAGAAGAAACGTTGACTTAATTTTGGTTGGCTGCATATTTTAGTAAACGAAAGGAGTTATGATGATATTtgatagaaaattttgatttaatagaTTAATGTTTTACTTatcaaaaaaattgtttttaattttatataatataaattattagaatattacatttttcatttctaaggGTATAACTGTTATACCCTATCCAAATTCGACATAGATTTTTagcattagtggcgtttggattaaaaacgccgcaaagcTAAAATATTAACGATGTTTTTGCaaaaatgatgcaaaaaataaaacaataacagCGCTTTTTCATAAACGCCGCCAAAGGTAAAGTAAGAGCGGCGCTTTTTACTTATATCGTGAGTATACCATACTCTATTATACATTATCTTTGTATTAATCACTAGTCTTTTTCTTGGCTTTCACAAAATTTGattcctttattttcataatatcaTTACTAAGTCCAAATTGATAACGCCATTAGTTGTTGACGTTAAAGAGATGGCATAGGATTCTTTTACTATCATTTGATTACACAATCCGAgctaaaagaaaattcaatcaaCCACATtcaactaataataaatttatatgtcaGTTGACTATTTaagaatgttttaaaaaaaattcatatcatCACTTTAAGATAATAGTATTATCATTTTGGATCGAGTcataacattataaaagtagaggcaccaaattatatcaaattaaaataaaaggactaaaaccAGAATTAGACCTTTTTATCGCCAAGCATTGATCAATCACAGAATGATGTCTCAAGTTCATTGCTTTGGCATGTACCAGGTTTTCTTGGTAAAACAGGTAGCTGAAATTACCTTGACATGGCTCCTAAAATACAAAAGAGGGAATGAGATGAAGAAATTAAAACTGATTATACAATGCTAAATAGGCACATAATCATAAActtaattcaccaaaaataatGACTCTATACACACTCACTAGCCACACTGTATCTATTGGCAACCCTTCAAAGCCAACAATGCAGCTCCATAGGCAGCCTCGGTTTGAGTTGCTCGACTCACAGGTAGACCAAGTACTCTCTCTCGAATCTTTGTCCATTTTTCGTTCTTTGCACCGCCTCCGGCGGTGAACACTTCATCGACTTGGGTCGCGCCTAGATCCTTCAACAACATGTATGCCTTTGCCTAATGTATATCTCACCAAATTAAGGTGCAATTTAGAGTTAGCTTTCATCTGTACTAGCAAATAGAATGTTGAACAAGGAGCTATCTCTTTATACCTCTATACGGGCGATGGATTCCAAAATGCCATGCAAGTACTCCACGTCACTTTCTGGTCGTGGATGTAACCTGAACAAAATCGAAAACTCGATAGCATTTTGATCCAAACGCAATGTTTGTAAAAGCTATGTTGATCTCTgactcttccttttttttctttaagtgtCCATGTACAATGTATACCCGTACATGGGTGTGGGGATATAACTCTCTAAGACCCTCCAAATATAAGGAATAacttagaaaactaaaaataccTGTGTAAGATATATATCCTTATCCAACACTGACACACCCGAGTCCAAATAACATGGTTCCCCCTCTTCCATGTTCCAAACAAGCATTTTCACAATTCACCTAATGAATATGCCAGTCACTAGATTTCTTATGCAGTCAACTAACTTCAAAATCCTCAACAGTTCTCAATAACGCATTGTTATCGAGAACTGTAGAGTATCCTATAACAATGTTCTAATGTGGCGAGAGAGATTAAATACCTAGGCTCCATCTTCGGATTTGCCACGGGAAACCTCTCTCCAACTGATTTTAGGGGATAGTAGTCTAAGGGAGAGGCCTCCATGGGATTAATATGTTCACTCAGTTTTTCCAATTGCTCATCACtgaaattttcctttaaaactGCTCCGCCAGTATTCGAAGCTCCTCCGACAAGCCACTTATCGTCAAGGCGATGACTGTACACTCCGTATCTTGCATCCTCTATCCTAGTAGTACTTAGTAGTTTAATTGCAAGGGTTGAACCCAAAGAGGTAacctacataaaaataataaccaaAATTACTGTTGAGGTCCCCAAAAAACAGCTGCAAAATGCACCATGGCAGTCAATAGACAAGAGCcttataattttacaaacagAATTATAGCAGAAAGATGCTTGTCTATAGTTACTTTGGCAATAATGAACCCCATATGACACAGCCTGATGAATATAAGTATGACAACCACAAACAAAGACGCTTCCCATTTCCTGATAAAACACAAACTAAAGTGTAAGTccgaaaaaaaaatacaaaccgCTTTCCCTGGTTTTGTTGCTCGTGCTGCAAGAAAGGCAGCTATGCTATCAGTGGTCCCGGTACATACAATACAATCTTCTGAAAAACCTGCTATGAAAGtgttagtaaaatattaatggCAGTTTCAGCAGCTTAGGCAGGTTTAACTTGCAATCAAAGAATCAACAGCAATcagaacaaataaatataaaactcaGAGCTATCATCACTTCATAATGCTTAACTCTTTTACAGGTGCTAAATCTCAAATTGAACTATTCCCAATGTAAATGCAAAATCTTACATTCTGAGGAGTGAAAAGTATAATGCTTAAACCCCGAAATTTCCTGCCCTTTGAACCATCTAGGAGGCACAGAAAGATATTTAATGGAACAAATTCATACCAAATTGTGTTCTAATATCGCCTTTCAAATGGCCGATTGAAGTTCCCGCGCCTTGACCATAGGTAAAAGTTGAGCATAAGGCTGAGATAACAACCAATCTGGATAGGAGTCAGCTTCGGGATCATAACCAACCTAGACACACATGAAGCAATATCTTAGCCATTTATTGCTTAAATTTGTTCTAGCCTGTAGATTACCAGTTAGGAATCAAAATCCTATACAGTGACTAACGAGTTATTGCATGCAAGACCTTCAGAGCGTTG
The nucleotide sequence above comes from Gossypium raimondii isolate GPD5lz chromosome 13, ASM2569854v1, whole genome shotgun sequence. Encoded proteins:
- the LOC105783451 gene encoding subtilisin-like protease SBT3.5 isoform X12 → MDTGIWPESESFRDDGMGKFPSRWKGICQEGNRFNRSHCNRKIIGARWYIKGYEAEFGKLSPSDGVEFLSPRDAVGHGTHTSSTASGAEVKNANFRGLAQGIARGGAPSSWLAIYKVCWATGGCSSADLLAAIDDAIFDGVDIISASLGSPPPLSTYVDDALAIGSFHAVARGISVVCSAGNTGPYPQTVINTAPWVMTVAASTIDRDFPAVITLGNNQTVVGQSFYTGRGLNKFHPIVYGADIAATNIDGTSAGSCDLETLNATLARGKVILCFQSRWQRSAAIASKSVLELKGAGVIFAQFPTKDVSCPWSFPCVQVDFEAGTSLLTYMAASRKPVVKFSFSKTVIGQQLAPEIAYFSSRGPSSLSPSVLKPDIAAPGVDILASWSPAASSKLLNSPQTKASPFNFKLDSGTSMACPHISGIVALLKGIHPKWSPAAIKSALVTTASMKDEYGQNTVAEGAPHKQADPFDYGGGNVDPNKALDPGLIYDIKPSDYVCFLYAMGYNSTAIRLMTRVHTPCHKSVKFLRNLNLPSITLPELKQRMTVSRTVTNVGPVNSIYVARIQAPAGIDVSVEPWILTFNSTTKKLKFKVTFCSQLKVQGRYSFGNLYWEDGIHVVRIPVVVRIVINNHLYSET
- the LOC105783451 gene encoding subtilisin-like protease SBT3.6 isoform X10 — translated: MFILYIWGRDTLMSQIYWKILIIRFFQTFLEGFAAVLSQSQAKLIADVPGVVHVVPNRILNLHTTRSWDFLQVKPQIVDGILSEGHSGLGTIIGVMDTGIWPESESFRDDGMGKFPSRWKGICQEGNRFNRSHCNRKIIGARWYIKGYEAEFGKLSPSDGVEFLSPRDAVGHGTHTSSTASGAEVKNANFRGLAQGIARGGAPSSWLAIYKVCWATGGCSSADLLAAIDDAIFDGVDIISASLGSPPPLSTYVDDALAIGSFHAVARGISVVCSAGNTGPYPQTVINTAPWVMTVAASTIDRDFPAVITLGNNQTVVGQSFYTGRGLNKFHPIVYGADIAATNIDGTSAGSCDLETLNATLARGKVILCFQSRWQRSAAIASKSVLELKGAGVIFAQFPTKDVSCPWSFPCVQVDFEAGTSLLTYMAASRKPVVKFSFSKTVIGQQLAPEIAYFSSRGPSSLSPSVLKPDIAAPGVDILASWSPAASSKLLNSPQTKASPFNFKLDSGTSMACPHISGIVALLKGIHPKWSPAAIKSALVTTASMKDEYGQNTVAEGAPHKQADPFDYGGGNVDPNKALDPGLIYDIKPSDYVCFLYAMGYNSTAIRLMTRVHTPCHKSVKFLRNLNLPSITLPELKQRMTVSRTVTNVGPVNSIYVARIQAPAGIDVSVEPWILTFNSTTKKLKFKVTFCSQLKVQGRYSFGNLYWEDGIHVVRIPVVVRIVINNHLYSET
- the LOC105783451 gene encoding subtilisin-like protease SBT3.9 isoform X4 translates to MAVAVQWNRFILYIWGRDTLMSQIYWKILIIRFFQTFLEVDWNMENSKTAMISIEHSKESAKESILYSYKHGFSGFAAVLSQSQAKLIADVPGVVHVVPNRILNLHTTRSWDFLQVKPQIVDGILSEGHSGLGTIIGVMDTGIWPESESFRDDGMGKFPSRWKGICQEGNRFNRSHCNRKIIGARWYIKGYEAEFGKLSPSDGVEFLSPRDAVGHGTHTSSTASGAEVKNANFRGLAQGIARGGAPSSWLAIYKVCWATGGCSSADLLAAIDDAIFDGVDIISASLGSPPPLSTYVDDALAIGSFHAVARGISVVCSAGNTGPYPQTVINTAPWVMTVAASTIDRDFPAVITLGNNQTVVGQSFYTGRGLNKFHPIVYGADIAATNIDGTSAGSCDLETLNATLARGKVILCFQSRWQRSAAIASKSVLELKGAGVIFAQFPTKDVSCPWSFPCVQVDFEAGTSLLTYMAASRKPVVKFSFSKTVIGQQLAPEIAYFSSRGPSSLSPSVLKPDIAAPGVDILASWSPAASSKLLNSPQTKASPFNFKLDSGTSMACPHISGIVALLKGIHPKWSPAAIKSALVTTASMKDEYGQNTVAEGAPHKQADPFDYGGGNVDPNKALDPGLIYDIKPSDYVCFLYAMGYNSTAIRLMTRVHTPCHKSVKFLRNLNLPSITLPELKQRMTVSRTVTNVGPVNSIYVARIQAPAGIDVSVEPWILTFNSTTKKLKFKVTFCSQLKVQGRYSFGNLYWEDGIHVVRIPVVVRIVINNHLYSET
- the LOC105783451 gene encoding subtilisin-like protease SBT3.6 isoform X6; this encodes MSQIYWKILIIRFFQTFLEVDWNMENSKTAMISIEHSKESAKESILYSYKHGFSGFAAVLSQSQAKLIADVPGVVHVVPNRILNLHTTRSWDFLQVKPQIVDGILSEGHSGLGTIIGVMDTGIWPESESFRDDGMGKFPSRWKGICQEGNRFNRSHCNRKIIGARWYIKGYEAEFGKLSPSDGVEFLSPRDAVGHGTHTSSTASGAEVKNANFRGLAQGIARGGAPSSWLAIYKVCWATGGCSSADLLAAIDDAIFDGVDIISASLGSPPPLSTYVDDALAIGSFHAVARGISVVCSAGNTGPYPQTVINTAPWVMTVAASTIDRDFPAVITLGNNQTVVGQSFYTGRGLNKFHPIVYGADIAATNIDGTSAGSCDLETLNATLARGKVILCFQSRWQRSAAIASKSVLELKGAGVIFAQFPTKDVSCPWSFPCVQVDFEAGTSLLTYMAASRKPVVKFSFSKTVIGQQLAPEIAYFSSRGPSSLSPSVLKPDIAAPGVDILASWSPAASSKLLNSPQTKASPFNFKLDSGTSMACPHISGIVALLKGIHPKWSPAAIKSALVTTASMKDEYGQNTVAEGAPHKQADPFDYGGGNVDPNKALDPGLIYDIKPSDYVCFLYAMGYNSTAIRLMTRVHTPCHKSVKFLRNLNLPSITLPELKQRMTVSRTVTNVGPVNSIYVARIQAPAGIDVSVEPWILTFNSTTKKLKFKVTFCSQLKVQGRYSFGNLYWEDGIHVVRIPVVVRIVINNHLYSET
- the LOC105783451 gene encoding subtilisin-like protease SBT3.9 isoform X2: MASFPSSWPCVVLIALLCSLFLLGLASSNVYIVYMGERHTDEPNLLEDSHHQILSDILGSKESAKESILYSYKHGFSGFAAVLSQSQAKLIADVPGVVHVVPNRILNLHTTRSWDFLQVKPQIVDGILSEGHSGLGTIIGVMDTGIWPESESFRDDGMGKFPSRWKGICQEGNRFNRSHCNRKIIGARWYIKGYEAEFGKLSPSDGVEFLSPRDAVGHGTHTSSTASGAEVKNANFRGLAQGIARGGAPSSWLAIYKVCWATGGCSSADLLAAIDDAIFDGVDIISASLGSPPPLSTYVDDALAIGSFHAVARGISVVCSAGNTGPYPQTVINTAPWVMTVAASTIDRDFPAVITLGNNQTVVGQSFYTGRGLNKFHPIVYGADIAATNIDGTSAGSCDLETLNATLARGKVILCFQSRWQRSAAIASKSVLELKGAGVIFAQFPTKDVSCPWSFPCVQVDFEAGTSLLTYMAASRKPVVKFSFSKTVIGQQLAPEIAYFSSRGPSSLSPSVLKPDIAAPGVDILASWSPAASSKLLNSPQTKASPFNFKLDSGTSMACPHISGIVALLKGIHPKWSPAAIKSALVTTASMKDEYGQNTVAEGAPHKQADPFDYGGGNVDPNKALDPGLIYDIKPSDYVCFLYAMGYNSTAIRLMTRVHTPCHKSVKFLRNLNLPSITLPELKQRMTVSRTVTNVGPVNSIYVARIQAPAGIDVSVEPWILTFNSTTKKLKFKVTFCSQLKVQGRYSFGNLYWEDGIHVVRIPVVVRIVINNHLYSET
- the LOC105783451 gene encoding subtilisin-like protease SBT3.6 isoform X8, yielding MGERHTDEPNLLEDSHHQILSDILGSKESAKESILYSYKHGFSGFAAVLSQSQAKLIADVPGVVHVVPNRILNLHTTRSWDFLQVKPQIVDGILSEGHSGLGTIIGVMDTGIWPESESFRDDGMGKFPSRWKGICQEGNRFNRSHCNRKIIGARWYIKGYEAEFGKLSPSDGVEFLSPRDAVGHGTHTSSTASGAEVKNANFRGLAQGIARGGAPSSWLAIYKVCWATGGCSSADLLAAIDDAIFDGVDIISASLGSPPPLSTYVDDALAIGSFHAVARGISVVCSAGNTGPYPQTVINTAPWVMTVAASTIDRDFPAVITLGNNQTVVGQSFYTGRGLNKFHPIVYGADIAATNIDGTSAGSCDLETLNATLARGKVILCFQSRWQRSAAIASKSVLELKGAGVIFAQFPTKDVSCPWSFPCVQVDFEAGTSLLTYMAASRKPVVKFSFSKTVIGQQLAPEIAYFSSRGPSSLSPSVLKPDIAAPGVDILASWSPAASSKLLNSPQTKASPFNFKLDSGTSMACPHISGIVALLKGIHPKWSPAAIKSALVTTASMKDEYGQNTVAEGAPHKQADPFDYGGGNVDPNKALDPGLIYDIKPSDYVCFLYAMGYNSTAIRLMTRVHTPCHKSVKFLRNLNLPSITLPELKQRMTVSRTVTNVGPVNSIYVARIQAPAGIDVSVEPWILTFNSTTKKLKFKVTFCSQLKVQGRYSFGNLYWEDGIHVVRIPVVVRIVINNHLYSET
- the LOC105783451 gene encoding subtilisin-like protease SBT3.9 isoform X1, encoding MASFPSSWPCVVLIALLCSLFLLGLASSNVYIVYMGERHTDEPNLLEDSHHQILSDILGSKTAMISIEHSKESAKESILYSYKHGFSGFAAVLSQSQAKLIADVPGVVHVVPNRILNLHTTRSWDFLQVKPQIVDGILSEGHSGLGTIIGVMDTGIWPESESFRDDGMGKFPSRWKGICQEGNRFNRSHCNRKIIGARWYIKGYEAEFGKLSPSDGVEFLSPRDAVGHGTHTSSTASGAEVKNANFRGLAQGIARGGAPSSWLAIYKVCWATGGCSSADLLAAIDDAIFDGVDIISASLGSPPPLSTYVDDALAIGSFHAVARGISVVCSAGNTGPYPQTVINTAPWVMTVAASTIDRDFPAVITLGNNQTVVGQSFYTGRGLNKFHPIVYGADIAATNIDGTSAGSCDLETLNATLARGKVILCFQSRWQRSAAIASKSVLELKGAGVIFAQFPTKDVSCPWSFPCVQVDFEAGTSLLTYMAASRKPVVKFSFSKTVIGQQLAPEIAYFSSRGPSSLSPSVLKPDIAAPGVDILASWSPAASSKLLNSPQTKASPFNFKLDSGTSMACPHISGIVALLKGIHPKWSPAAIKSALVTTASMKDEYGQNTVAEGAPHKQADPFDYGGGNVDPNKALDPGLIYDIKPSDYVCFLYAMGYNSTAIRLMTRVHTPCHKSVKFLRNLNLPSITLPELKQRMTVSRTVTNVGPVNSIYVARIQAPAGIDVSVEPWILTFNSTTKKLKFKVTFCSQLKVQGRYSFGNLYWEDGIHVVRIPVVVRIVINNHLYSET
- the LOC105783451 gene encoding subtilisin-like protease SBT3.6 isoform X11; its protein translation is MSQIYWKILIIRFFQTFLEGFAAVLSQSQAKLIADVPGVVHVVPNRILNLHTTRSWDFLQVKPQIVDGILSEGHSGLGTIIGVMDTGIWPESESFRDDGMGKFPSRWKGICQEGNRFNRSHCNRKIIGARWYIKGYEAEFGKLSPSDGVEFLSPRDAVGHGTHTSSTASGAEVKNANFRGLAQGIARGGAPSSWLAIYKVCWATGGCSSADLLAAIDDAIFDGVDIISASLGSPPPLSTYVDDALAIGSFHAVARGISVVCSAGNTGPYPQTVINTAPWVMTVAASTIDRDFPAVITLGNNQTVVGQSFYTGRGLNKFHPIVYGADIAATNIDGTSAGSCDLETLNATLARGKVILCFQSRWQRSAAIASKSVLELKGAGVIFAQFPTKDVSCPWSFPCVQVDFEAGTSLLTYMAASRKPVVKFSFSKTVIGQQLAPEIAYFSSRGPSSLSPSVLKPDIAAPGVDILASWSPAASSKLLNSPQTKASPFNFKLDSGTSMACPHISGIVALLKGIHPKWSPAAIKSALVTTASMKDEYGQNTVAEGAPHKQADPFDYGGGNVDPNKALDPGLIYDIKPSDYVCFLYAMGYNSTAIRLMTRVHTPCHKSVKFLRNLNLPSITLPELKQRMTVSRTVTNVGPVNSIYVARIQAPAGIDVSVEPWILTFNSTTKKLKFKVTFCSQLKVQGRYSFGNLYWEDGIHVVRIPVVVRIVINNHLYSET